In a single window of the Carassius gibelio isolate Cgi1373 ecotype wild population from Czech Republic chromosome A12, carGib1.2-hapl.c, whole genome shotgun sequence genome:
- the LOC128025521 gene encoding uncharacterized protein LOC128025521: MSANVVLLFTLVWTFTAICQAFDDGFFSVSCDDVTGSVGKEVTLTCSVSLQRTDCCVAIYMFQYPEIYNDSVICTQELPEDSCEQRSIFTCNYTPTTAMTEKFIFSLQTECGMKRTKFTVNIIDSCDVSCANVTGSVGKEVTLTCSVPQLCLECCITHYMFKYPNYDSTICRQALPEDSCEQGNSFTCSYTPTTVKTEIMFVMQTKCGRKNTKFTVDTTDTIKLLIATEPPGHGSKALVLTGVSGFIVIIIIIIIVAIICVKRFKRTNPSGFQMNYERGVYGEKEMVDT; encoded by the exons ATGAGTGCTAATGTTGTGCTGCTGTTCACACTGGTCTGGACTTTCACAGCTATCTGTCAAGCATTTGATGATG GTTTCTTCAGTGTGAGCTGTGATGATGTGACTGGATCTGTGGGGAAAGAAGTAACTCTCACCTGCAGCGTCTCTCTGCAGAGAACTGACTGCTGCGTTGCAATCTATATGTTTCAATATCCTGAGATTTATAATGACTCAGTAATCTGTACACAAGAGCTTCCTGAGGACTCCTGTGAACAGAGGAGCATCTTCACATGCAACTACACTCCAACTACAGCAATGACAGAAAAATTCATATTCTCACTGCAAACAGAGTGTGgaatgaaaagaacaaaattcACTGTGAACATAATAG ATTCCTGCGATGTAAGCTGTGCAAATGTAACTGGATCAGTAGGAAAAGAAGTAACTCTTACCTGCAGTGTCCCTCAGCTGTGCCTTGAATGCTGCATTACACATTATATGTTTAAATACCCCAATTATGACTCAACAATCTGTAGACAAGCACTTCCTGAGGACTCCTGTGAACAGGGAAACAGCTTTACATGCAGCTACACTCCAACTACAGTGAAGACAGAAATCATGTTTGTTATGCAAACTAAGTGTGGAAGGAAAAATACTAAGTTCACAGTGGACACAACAG ATACCATTAAACTTTTAATTGCCACTGAACCTCCTG GTCATGGATCTAAGGCCCTTGTCCTCACCGGTGTAAGTGgtttcatcgtcatcatcatcatcatcatcatcgttgcAATCATTTGTGTAAAGAGGTTTAAAAGAACCAACCCTTCTGGATTCCAGATGAATTATGAAAGAGGTGTTTATGGAGAAAAAGAAATGGTTGACACATAA